One segment of Danio aesculapii chromosome 3, fDanAes4.1, whole genome shotgun sequence DNA contains the following:
- the nupr1b gene encoding nuclear protein 1b yields MSNHVEVKNIEPTTFENRYYDEYEYYNLTDRYTECTSRKGRTKKEASCNTNRPNPAGHERKIVEKLQNAEKKSKE; encoded by the exons ATGAGTAACCACGTTGAAGTGAAAAACATCGAGCCGACCACCTTTGAGAACCGCTACTACGACGAATATGAATACTACAACTTAACAGACCGCTATACTG AGTGCACTAGTCGCAAAGGAAGGACGAAGAAGGAGGCGAGTTGTAACACGAACAGACCAAACCCTGCGGGACACGAGCGCAAAATAGTGGAGAAACTCCAGAACGCTGAGAAGAAGTCCAAAGAGTGA